A genomic region of Notamacropus eugenii isolate mMacEug1 chromosome 3, mMacEug1.pri_v2, whole genome shotgun sequence contains the following coding sequences:
- the LSMEM1 gene encoding leucine-rich single-pass membrane protein 1 yields the protein MNHSALEIDSYDTHEETKLYVIDSLNDLNKVNLSPAGSQHVISQEKKFIGGVFNIGNGIRNRSLFFVGLIIALIVSLTLVSFVIFLLIQTGTKMDEVSRRLTAEGKDIDELKKINSLILNRLNQLDAIEN from the exons ATGAATCATTCTGCCCTGGAAATTGACTCCTATGACACGCACGAAGAGACAAAGCTCTATGTTATTGATTCCTTAAATGACTTAAACAAAGTGAACCTCTCTCCTGCTGGATCCCAGCATGtaatct CTCAAGAAAAGAAGTTCATCGGAGGTGTTTTTAACATAGGCAATGGAATCAGAAACCGAAGCTTATTCTTTGTGGGGTTGATCATTGCCTTGATCGTCAGCTTGACCCtggtttcttttgtgattttcttacTAA ttcaAACTGGAACCAAAATGGATGAAGTATCAAGAAGATTAACAGCTGAAGGAAAGGATATCGATGAGCTCAAGAAAATAAACAGCTTGATATTAAACCGTCTCAATCAATTGGATgctattgaaaactaa